One genomic region from Lysobacterales bacterium encodes:
- the motA gene encoding flagellar motor stator protein MotA has protein sequence MLIIVGAILVTLCVFGGFMLAGGNIMTVAEAAAIELFIIGGGAFGAFVVANSMKTLKAAIGGTLALLKPAKFQRADYIDLLKLLYEILQKIRKDGLMSIEDHVENPANSAIFQKYPKVLEDHHLLDFTTDCLRLIVGGNLAPHELEGLLEVELETHHKEAHTPSHAIQNVADGLPAFGIVAAVLGIVKVMSIVGDAPPAVIGQKVASALVGTFLGILLGYGYVGPVANALGARADEDSKPFEIVKMALIAYLRGYPPQVAIEFARKLLFSDVRPSFQDLEAELKAAK, from the coding sequence ATGCTGATCATTGTTGGCGCCATCCTTGTCACCCTGTGCGTCTTCGGCGGCTTCATGCTGGCCGGCGGCAACATCATGACGGTGGCCGAAGCGGCCGCGATTGAGCTCTTCATCATCGGCGGCGGTGCCTTCGGCGCCTTCGTGGTCGCCAACTCCATGAAGACGCTGAAGGCCGCGATCGGCGGCACCCTGGCCCTGCTGAAGCCGGCCAAGTTCCAGCGCGCCGACTACATCGACCTGCTCAAGCTGCTGTACGAGATCCTGCAGAAGATCCGCAAAGACGGCCTCATGTCGATCGAGGACCACGTCGAGAACCCCGCCAACAGCGCGATCTTCCAGAAGTATCCGAAGGTGCTGGAGGACCATCATCTGCTCGACTTCACCACCGACTGCCTGCGCTTGATCGTCGGCGGCAACCTTGCCCCGCACGAACTGGAGGGTCTGCTCGAAGTCGAGCTGGAGACCCACCACAAGGAGGCGCACACGCCCAGTCACGCGATCCAGAACGTCGCTGACGGCCTGCCCGCCTTCGGCATCGTCGCCGCCGTGCTCGGCATCGTGAAGGTCATGAGCATCGTCGGCGATGCGCCACCGGCGGTGATCGGTCAGAAGGTCGCCTCGGCGCTGGTCGGCACCTTTCTCGGCATCCTGCTGGGCTACGGCTACGTGGGGCCGGTGGCGAACGCGCTGGGCGCGCGCGCGGATGAGGACAGCAAACCCTTCGAGATCGTCAAGATGGCGCTGATCGCCTACCTGCGTGGCTATCCGCCGCAGGTGGCGATCGAGTTCGCGCGCAAGCTGCTCTTCAGCGACGTGCGGCCGAGCTTCCAGGACCTTGAAGCCGAACTGAAGGCGGCGAAGTGA